A stretch of Clostridium sp. BJN0001 DNA encodes these proteins:
- the serS gene encoding serine--tRNA ligase codes for MLDLKFVRENPDIVKKNIKNKFQDQKLPLVDEVIELDEKARKAQTEADSLRQNRKTISKQIGALMGQGKREEAEALKEEVSRQADHLKELEGLEEEYKAEVKERMMKIPNIIDPSVPIGKDDSENVEIEKFGEPKVPDFEVPYHVDIMEKLNGIDLDSARRVAGNGFYYLMGDIARLHSAVIAYARDFMINRGFTYCIPPFMIRSSVVDGVMSFEEMDEMMYKIEGEDLYLIGTSEHSMIGKFIDTIVDEKKLPQTLTSYSPCFRKEKGSHGIEERGVYRIHQFEKQEMIVVCKPEESKMWFDKLWQNTVDLFRSMDIPVRTLECCSGDLADLKVKSLDVEAWSPRQKKYFEVGSCSNLSDAQARRLRIRANGEDGKKYFPHTLNNTVVAPPRMLIAFLENNLNEDGSIRIPEVLRPYMGGKSVIK; via the coding sequence ATGTTAGATTTAAAATTCGTAAGAGAAAATCCAGACATCGTAAAAAAGAACATAAAAAATAAATTTCAGGATCAGAAACTTCCTTTAGTTGATGAAGTAATTGAATTAGACGAAAAGGCAAGAAAAGCCCAGACTGAAGCAGATAGTTTAAGACAAAACAGAAAGACAATTTCAAAACAGATTGGTGCATTAATGGGCCAAGGTAAAAGAGAAGAAGCTGAAGCTCTTAAAGAGGAAGTAAGTAGACAGGCAGATCATTTAAAAGAACTTGAAGGATTAGAAGAAGAGTATAAAGCTGAAGTTAAAGAGAGAATGATGAAGATTCCAAACATCATAGATCCATCAGTTCCAATAGGAAAAGATGACAGCGAAAATGTCGAAATAGAAAAGTTTGGTGAACCAAAAGTTCCTGATTTTGAAGTTCCATATCATGTTGATATAATGGAAAAATTAAATGGAATAGATTTAGATAGTGCAAGAAGAGTTGCAGGAAATGGTTTCTATTATTTAATGGGAGACATTGCAAGACTTCATTCAGCAGTAATTGCATATGCAAGAGATTTTATGATAAATAGAGGATTTACTTACTGCATTCCACCATTTATGATTAGAAGCAGCGTTGTTGACGGAGTAATGAGCTTTGAAGAAATGGATGAAATGATGTATAAGATTGAAGGAGAAGATCTTTATCTTATAGGAACAAGTGAACATTCAATGATAGGAAAATTTATTGATACAATTGTTGATGAAAAGAAACTTCCTCAGACTTTAACAAGTTATTCACCATGTTTTAGAAAAGAAAAAGGATCACATGGTATAGAAGAAAGAGGGGTATATAGAATTCATCAGTTTGAAAAACAGGAAATGATAGTTGTATGTAAACCAGAAGAAAGTAAGATGTGGTTTGATAAATTATGGCAAAATACAGTAGATTTATTCCGTTCAATGGATATACCTGTAAGAACTCTTGAATGTTGTTCTGGAGATTTAGCTGATCTTAAAGTTAAGTCACTTGATGTTGAAGCATGGTCACCAAGACAGAAGAAGTATTTTGAAGTTGGAAGCTGCTCAAATCTTTCAGATGCACAGGCTAGAAGACTTAGAATAAGAGCTAATGGAGAAGATGGAAAGAAATATTTCCCTCATACATTAAACAATACAGTTGTTGCACCACCTAGAATGTTAATTGCTTTCTTAGAAAACAATTTAAATGAAGATGGAAGCATAAGAATTCCAGAAGTATTAAGACCATATATGGGTGGAAAAAGCGTTATTAAATAG
- a CDS encoding LD-carboxypeptidase has protein sequence MIKPNILKKGDKVGIIAPSSPVLEERIKPSIKAAEDMGLKIVLGKSVLSHRRYLAGTDEIRANDINMMFEDKSIKGIFAIRGGYGAGRILNMLKYEMIKKNPKVFVGYSDITALHIALNQKCNFITYHSPMLSSEFIKDKDDYTYDSFKNNIFNEDKKEIEIQNPDKVQLKSMNLGSAEGMLIGGNLSVITSLIGTEYEIDTKEKILFLEEVSEEPYKIDRMLNQLKLSEKLDDAKGIILGQFVNCKGKDKYSLIKTLCDYFKDLKKPVIYNLMCGHKKPTMTLKMGTVYKIYDGKLFSKI, from the coding sequence ATGATAAAGCCTAATATTTTAAAAAAAGGTGATAAAGTAGGAATAATTGCTCCATCATCACCAGTTTTAGAAGAAAGAATAAAGCCTTCAATAAAAGCAGCAGAGGATATGGGATTAAAGATAGTGCTTGGAAAAAGTGTCTTAAGTCATAGAAGATATCTTGCAGGGACAGATGAAATTCGTGCAAATGATATAAATATGATGTTTGAAGATAAAAGTATAAAAGGAATATTTGCAATAAGAGGCGGGTATGGTGCAGGCAGAATATTAAATATGCTGAAGTATGAAATGATAAAGAAAAATCCAAAGGTATTTGTAGGTTATAGTGATATAACAGCACTTCATATAGCATTAAATCAAAAATGCAATTTTATAACATATCATTCTCCAATGCTTTCTTCTGAATTTATAAAAGATAAAGATGATTACACATATGATAGTTTTAAAAATAATATATTTAATGAAGATAAAAAAGAAATAGAAATACAGAATCCAGATAAGGTTCAGTTAAAAAGTATGAATTTAGGTAGCGCAGAGGGAATGCTTATAGGAGGAAATCTAAGCGTAATAACATCATTAATAGGAACAGAATATGAAATTGACACAAAAGAAAAGATACTATTTTTAGAAGAGGTTTCAGAAGAGCCATATAAAATAGATAGAATGCTTAATCAGCTAAAACTTTCAGAAAAACTTGACGATGCAAAAGGCATAATATTAGGGCAGTTTGTAAACTGCAAAGGTAAAGATAAATATTCTTTAATAAAAACTCTCTGCGATTATTTTAAAGATTTAAAGAAACCTGTAATTTATAATCTTATGTGTGGTCATAAAAAACCTACTATGACTTTAAAAATGGGTACAGTTTATAAGATTTATGATGGGAAATTATTTAGCAAGATATAA
- a CDS encoding carbon-nitrogen hydrolase family protein: MYKDVCTVSVVTFNAVWGEKAINLNRIKGYIECAAKKGSDFVIFPEMALTGYDDEADKPLKEKMQYKLAETISGPTINEISELTKKLGIYAVIGMPIRDDKNPDIIYNALSIFSPEGLAGCYHKMHLPAPEPNWATRGNKPFILDTPWGPIGCAICYDSYCFPELMRYYVSKGCRLYINSTALAKCHGKCLGTSTLEAAVIREGIYIASANLGGLDVDNYFWGGSSIMGPSRKTWEPYYYAGHKFTDEMADESEMFTATIDLSLSTRFLYKYNPSVNGTDFRPDKYIEMFKDTLKDPNYGK; encoded by the coding sequence ATGTATAAAGATGTATGTACTGTATCCGTTGTAACTTTTAATGCTGTATGGGGAGAAAAGGCTATCAATTTAAACCGTATAAAAGGCTATATTGAATGTGCAGCAAAAAAGGGAAGCGATTTCGTTATTTTTCCCGAAATGGCTCTTACAGGATATGACGATGAAGCTGACAAACCACTTAAAGAAAAAATGCAATATAAACTTGCAGAAACTATTTCAGGTCCTACAATAAATGAAATTTCAGAATTGACAAAAAAATTAGGTATATATGCTGTAATTGGTATGCCTATAAGGGATGATAAAAATCCTGATATTATTTATAATGCACTTTCTATATTTTCACCTGAAGGGCTTGCTGGATGCTATCATAAAATGCACCTTCCTGCACCAGAACCAAACTGGGCAACAAGAGGTAATAAACCTTTCATCTTAGATACCCCATGGGGACCAATTGGATGTGCAATCTGTTATGATTCATACTGCTTTCCTGAACTTATGAGATATTATGTTTCAAAAGGATGTCGTTTATATATAAATTCTACTGCCCTTGCAAAATGCCATGGAAAATGCCTTGGTACTTCAACTTTAGAAGCAGCAGTTATTCGAGAAGGAATATATATAGCATCTGCTAATTTAGGAGGACTAGATGTAGATAATTACTTCTGGGGTGGAAGTTCTATAATGGGACCAAGCCGTAAAACATGGGAACCATATTATTATGCAGGTCATAAATTTACTGATGAAATGGCTGATGAATCAGAGATGTTTACTGCCACTATAGATTTATCTTTATCAACAAGATTTTTATATAAATATAATCCATCTGTAAACGGAACTGACTTTAGACCTGATAAATACATTGAAATGTTTAAAGATACGCTCAAAGATCCTAATTATGGAAAATAG
- the cas1 gene encoding CRISPR-associated endonuclease Cas1 encodes MELVINTRGAYLKKVDERFQVCVDDIKQEFSCKKVERILITTSVLLTTDALKLAIENNIDVILLESSGKPFARVWHSKLGSITTIRRNQLKLIDIPLGTELVKSWIIQKIELQIDNLKKLKLNRNEEKVSMIDNSINEINSHLTELKLYQNVPIDILRESIEGHEGSSARIYFQTLGKLIPEKYKFDGRSRNPAQDKFNCMLNYAYGILYSNVESACIIAGLDPYIGIMHTDNYNKKALVFDIIEMYRGYMDYIVFILFSKRQVKSDMFESVVGGGYWLNKSGKELLISNVNLKFEEKIKYKDKMIKLKNIVKYDCHNIANRILKEVK; translated from the coding sequence TTGGAATTAGTTATAAACACTAGAGGAGCATATTTGAAAAAAGTGGATGAAAGATTTCAGGTGTGTGTTGATGATATAAAGCAAGAGTTTTCGTGTAAAAAAGTAGAGAGGATATTAATAACTACATCTGTTTTATTAACAACTGATGCTCTTAAACTTGCTATAGAAAATAATATTGATGTAATTCTTCTTGAAAGCAGTGGGAAACCGTTTGCGAGAGTATGGCATTCTAAATTAGGAAGTATTACAACAATAAGAAGAAACCAACTGAAACTTATAGATATTCCATTAGGAACAGAATTAGTAAAGTCATGGATTATTCAAAAGATAGAACTCCAAATTGATAACCTTAAAAAATTGAAATTAAATAGAAACGAAGAAAAAGTATCAATGATAGATAATTCTATTAATGAAATAAATTCACATTTAACTGAATTAAAATTATATCAAAATGTTCCTATAGACATATTAAGGGAGAGTATAGAAGGACATGAAGGAAGTAGTGCACGTATTTATTTTCAGACATTAGGAAAATTGATACCAGAAAAATATAAGTTTGATGGAAGAAGTAGAAATCCTGCACAAGATAAATTTAATTGTATGCTTAATTATGCATATGGAATATTATATTCAAATGTTGAGAGTGCTTGTATAATTGCAGGCCTTGATCCATACATAGGAATTATGCATACAGATAATTATAATAAAAAAGCATTAGTATTTGATATTATTGAAATGTATAGAGGATATATGGATTATATTGTATTTATATTATTTTCAAAAAGACAAGTTAAATCTGATATGTTTGAAAGTGTCGTTGGTGGAGGCTATTGGCTTAATAAATCTGGGAAAGAACTTTTAATATCTAATGTTAATTTAAAATTTGAAGAAAAAATTAAATATAAAGATAAAATGATAAAGCTAAAAAATATTGTTAAGTACGACTGTCATAATATTGCCAATAGAATATTAAAGGAGGTTAAATAA
- the cas2 gene encoding CRISPR-associated endonuclease Cas2, with protein sequence MLYWVMYDISDNKIRNKAVKECKNKGLYRVQKSIFLGELNKNQKDELKIKMEMLIDIDTDSIYIFPTSKDNIYDTDILGNGFDRELVANDVVSKFL encoded by the coding sequence ATGCTTTATTGGGTTATGTATGATATATCTGATAATAAAATTAGAAATAAAGCAGTAAAAGAATGTAAGAATAAAGGCTTATATAGAGTTCAAAAAAGTATTTTCCTTGGTGAACTTAATAAAAATCAGAAAGATGAACTTAAGATAAAGATGGAAATGCTTATAGATATCGATACAGATTCAATATATATTTTCCCTACTTCTAAGGATAATATTTATGATACAGATATACTTGGAAATGGATTTGACAGGGAGTTGGTTGCAAATGATGTTGTATCAAAATTCCTTTAA
- the cas4 gene encoding CRISPR-associated protein Cas4, which translates to MMLYQNSFNEFENYIMPSDIIEFMYCKRFTYFINNLNIRQYEEKRFKVQIGRDKHLDKKNTTANIIRKRIGGVSKEQEKYLISKKYKIKGIVDEIYFLNDGTYAPLDYKFAEYKEKEFETYRLQMALYSLLIEEIYNTKVKKFFIVYMRSKNLLKESEFDDKLRKKIVKNIKSYNKVINGFYPAATGSKARCIDCCYRNICEK; encoded by the coding sequence ATGATGTTGTATCAAAATTCCTTTAATGAGTTTGAAAATTATATAATGCCATCAGACATAATAGAATTTATGTATTGCAAAAGATTTACTTATTTTATTAATAATCTTAACATAAGACAATATGAAGAAAAGAGATTTAAAGTTCAAATTGGAAGAGATAAACATCTTGATAAAAAGAATACAACAGCAAATATAATTAGAAAAAGAATTGGTGGGGTTAGTAAGGAACAAGAAAAATATCTTATATCAAAGAAATATAAGATAAAGGGAATAGTTGATGAAATATATTTTTTGAATGATGGAACGTATGCACCTTTAGATTATAAGTTTGCAGAATATAAAGAAAAAGAATTTGAGACATATAGACTTCAGATGGCTTTATATAGTCTTTTAATTGAAGAAATTTATAATACAAAAGTTAAAAAGTTTTTTATTGTTTATATGAGAAGCAAAAATTTATTAAAAGAAAGTGAATTTGATGATAAACTCAGAAAAAAAATAGTGAAAAATATAAAAAGTTATAATAAAGTAATAAATGGGTTTTATCCAGCAGCAACGGGAAGTAAGGCAAGATGTATTGACTGCTGTTATAGGAATATTTGTGAAAAATAA
- a CDS encoding TIGR02556 family CRISPR-associated protein → MINSIINIGNFLKKNDGLGEDEFIESMVNKIEDDSVKEVLNIEIMDDGKINSSSEEFYKYITTEALFYQVGKGTAGGGIRADYYKETETKKFDKKIKSALDFCECSESFNEVKSIIYNRISEYGKNFFVIILKNGKTPKEEFKEKFLKKMYDVSYKVIKEKNKCHFCGTTGQCYNTTTFKFYTNDKEIYGNVNDPNKNGVVMCKNCLSSILIGKEYVQKYLTTYWMDKSVMFIPHKFTNRIRSVYEQSFLDDNKKKNFINTISNNEKEVLKALGELDTETDIIFFEKKASKTFYIYDYINSMLPSRFSELSKLLGKYKIYLFNIVKYCTALKFTEKNVSTTFKEKIRLIDNIFNGRCFNRNLFFKRSMLIYKYLYFNKNKSENAKLKFCVSEIGKIYNFMVDVGCIKGGFNIMKEYHNYNELFDENKEYFNTNEKKAWFLVGMAYNYINYKIKLKNKDEDGNIAERSSLDKNFFFAKKFDFRDFISFSNLLNDKISKYKIDSFMVKSYITEAKEYMAKKEDILSTDEAKYIFFWGMDMFFKKDDKDDNENKEEN, encoded by the coding sequence TTGATAAATTCAATTATAAACATCGGAAATTTTTTGAAGAAAAATGATGGTTTAGGCGAAGATGAATTTATAGAATCTATGGTTAATAAAATTGAAGATGATTCCGTAAAAGAAGTGCTTAATATAGAAATAATGGATGACGGAAAAATAAATAGTTCTAGTGAAGAATTTTACAAATATATAACAACAGAAGCTTTATTTTATCAAGTCGGAAAGGGTACTGCTGGAGGAGGAATACGAGCTGATTATTATAAAGAAACTGAAACAAAAAAGTTTGATAAAAAGATTAAATCAGCTTTAGATTTTTGCGAGTGCTCTGAGAGTTTTAATGAAGTAAAAAGTATTATATATAATAGGATTAGTGAATATGGAAAAAATTTTTTTGTAATTATATTAAAAAATGGGAAAACACCAAAAGAAGAATTTAAAGAAAAGTTTTTGAAAAAAATGTATGATGTTTCTTATAAGGTTATTAAGGAAAAGAATAAATGTCACTTTTGTGGTACTACAGGACAATGTTATAACACAACAACATTTAAATTTTATACTAATGATAAGGAGATATATGGCAATGTGAATGATCCTAATAAAAATGGTGTTGTAATGTGTAAAAATTGTCTTTCTTCTATTCTAATTGGAAAAGAGTATGTACAGAAATATCTCACTACATATTGGATGGATAAAAGTGTTATGTTCATTCCTCATAAATTTACGAATAGAATAAGAAGTGTATATGAACAAAGTTTTTTGGATGATAATAAAAAGAAAAATTTTATTAATACAATTTCAAATAATGAAAAAGAAGTATTAAAAGCACTTGGAGAACTTGATACAGAAACGGATATTATTTTTTTCGAAAAAAAAGCAAGTAAAACTTTTTATATATATGATTATATAAATAGTATGCTTCCATCAAGATTTTCTGAGCTTTCAAAACTTTTAGGAAAATATAAAATTTATTTGTTTAACATAGTAAAATATTGTACTGCACTTAAATTTACAGAAAAGAATGTTAGTACAACTTTTAAAGAAAAGATTAGGTTAATTGATAATATATTTAATGGCAGATGTTTTAATCGTAATTTATTTTTTAAGCGTTCTATGCTTATATATAAGTATTTATATTTTAATAAAAATAAAAGTGAAAATGCAAAGTTAAAGTTTTGTGTATCTGAAATAGGTAAAATTTATAATTTTATGGTTGATGTAGGTTGTATAAAGGGAGGTTTTAATATAATGAAAGAGTATCATAATTATAATGAATTATTTGATGAAAACAAAGAATATTTTAATACAAATGAGAAAAAAGCGTGGTTTTTAGTTGGAATGGCTTATAATTATATAAATTATAAAATAAAACTTAAAAATAAAGATGAAGATGGTAATATTGCAGAAAGAAGTTCACTTGATAAGAATTTCTTTTTCGCAAAGAAGTTTGATTTTAGAGATTTTATATCATTTTCAAATCTGTTAAATGATAAGATTTCAAAATATAAAATTGATTCTTTTATGGTAAAAAGTTATATAACAGAAGCAAAAGAGTATATGGCAAAGAAAGAAGATATATTAAGTACAGATGAAGCTAAATATATTTTTTTCTGGGGAATGGATATGTTTTTTAAAAAAGATGACAAAGATGATAATGAAAATAAGGAGGAAAATTAA
- the cas7b gene encoding type I-B CRISPR-associated protein Cas7/Csh2: protein MADTREFLLFTDTAMANPNGDMINENRPRMDEETGKLEMSDVRIKRYFRDEAINEGLKVFVKYTKNDKGKYLDCKGVAKLIKDKNLKKGEDYKFEQFLKDEYIDVKFFGAVVTDPKFNITGPLQVMWSRSIHEAEVKFAQGSASFASKEGASQGTIWSKYFTPYALFRTYMVYNDMTAKRQNINVSEKDIESFKNILISGIKNYRSTSKNQMPRILVEVIYNKNYIDGELDYVDAKYNKEDLKLREIDDFTFDFKKLSEYYDSHKDLIKEINVYSHPKAKLQNISEKFNIKNI, encoded by the coding sequence ATGGCTGATACAAGAGAATTTTTATTGTTTACTGATACTGCTATGGCAAATCCCAATGGAGATATGATTAATGAAAATAGACCAAGAATGGATGAGGAAACTGGTAAACTCGAGATGTCAGATGTAAGAATAAAACGATATTTTAGGGATGAAGCAATAAATGAAGGATTAAAAGTTTTTGTAAAATATACTAAAAATGATAAGGGAAAATATCTTGATTGTAAAGGTGTTGCAAAATTAATTAAAGATAAAAATTTAAAAAAAGGTGAAGATTATAAGTTTGAGCAGTTTTTAAAAGATGAGTATATAGATGTGAAATTTTTTGGAGCAGTTGTTACGGATCCTAAATTTAATATAACAGGACCACTTCAGGTAATGTGGAGCAGAAGTATTCATGAAGCAGAAGTGAAGTTTGCACAAGGATCAGCTTCATTTGCATCAAAGGAAGGCGCATCTCAAGGAACAATATGGTCCAAATATTTTACTCCGTATGCATTATTTAGAACATATATGGTATATAATGATATGACTGCTAAAAGACAGAATATTAATGTATCTGAGAAAGATATAGAATCATTTAAAAATATTTTAATAAGTGGAATTAAAAATTATAGAAGTACCTCAAAAAATCAAATGCCTCGTATTTTAGTAGAGGTTATCTATAATAAAAATTACATTGATGGAGAGCTTGATTACGTTGATGCTAAATATAACAAAGAGGATTTAAAATTAAGAGAGATAGATGATTTTACTTTCGATTTTAAAAAACTTAGTGAATATTATGATTCTCATAAAGATTTAATAAAAGAAATAAATGTATATTCTCATCCAAAAGCAAAACTTCAAAATATATCTGAAAAATTTAATATTAAAAATATATAG
- the cas5b gene encoding type I-B CRISPR-associated protein Cas5b translates to MNTLIFIASGDYARFRCPYSTTSALTYTIMHPIAIKGLVGAIMGIDYKDLYEYTKNMKIAVQLLKPVKKDIQSFNYIAQTKNNDAANFQTRIEFLRDVSYRIFISDDDDKLSKIKDTLLNRNFIFTPYLGASEHIAKIDYEAYSEVNDINNDKDILVDSAVLKENLSLENKTSLYIDRIPIQNNETREYILYQNVAFSYNKKLKVNSNMIKSAGGYNVYFF, encoded by the coding sequence ATGAACACATTAATTTTTATTGCTTCTGGAGACTATGCACGATTTAGATGCCCATATTCAACAACGTCAGCACTTACGTATACAATAATGCATCCCATAGCTATTAAAGGGTTAGTTGGAGCTATTATGGGAATTGACTATAAAGATCTATATGAATATACAAAAAATATGAAAATTGCAGTTCAGCTTTTAAAACCAGTAAAAAAGGATATACAAAGTTTTAATTATATTGCTCAGACTAAAAATAATGATGCAGCAAATTTTCAGACACGAATAGAATTTCTAAGAGATGTATCATATAGAATTTTTATCTCAGATGATGATGATAAATTATCAAAAATAAAAGATACTTTATTAAATAGAAATTTTATTTTTACTCCATATCTTGGTGCAAGTGAACATATTGCAAAGATAGACTATGAAGCATATTCTGAAGTCAATGATATAAATAATGATAAAGATATATTAGTTGATAGTGCAGTTTTAAAAGAAAATTTAAGTTTAGAAAATAAAACATCATTATATATTGATAGAATACCAATACAAAATAATGAAACTAGAGAATATATTTTATATCAGAATGTAGCTTTTTCATATAATAAAAAGCTTAAAGTTAACTCTAATATGATAAAGAGTGCAGGTGGATATAATGTCTATTTCTTTTAA
- the cas3 gene encoding CRISPR-associated helicase Cas3', with translation MSISFNLISHTFENKSSQLLIDHLKGVRDIALYTAKEKGICDDDILNAIDLICMCHDFGKASRYFQNYIISGKSTEYKEHGEISAYFTYYMLPEKWKMIGFICVKRHHGNIDLDGSFFQCQNREKLIKISESIKNNKGEIEKIYDKNIDEFFKKIEDQTLFEEVDDDYYNLFCGGKSVSDLEERFIYIEYIWSILLTSDKTQLIRGNVFETRIISKDNIFEKYKDNIRKKFIKKVPNIGDNKLFKIRNYIFNQVKDNINTLNIDKNKILSLNVPTGTGKTIAAYEAAYILSLRLKKEKDISSNIIYTVPFMSIIDQNYDVLKSIFNFNNIPISSDLLLKHHSMTPLRYKDCENIEYKNYDARFLVENWQSTVITTTFIQLFNTIFKPGINSIVNRFNRLTGSIIILDEVQSLAPKYYKIIEDIFNILCEKFNCYIITVTETKPLFLQGKDLVSDSKNIFDNMDRIVLENHTEKALKISEFKNLLLTDIRSVKGKSILIILNTVKSALEVYKYLNDELGENYKVLYLSTQIIPLVRLKIIKSVKESSKNCILISTQLIEAGVDIDFDIVYRDIAPLSSINQSAGRANRNAIKGKGIVKIYKLVDKNDKMFAGYIYSKPLLEVTLKILEEKKKVNENELWNINNQYFNNLNKVTKHKCKEEYEKYCNYFKRLNFNKIREFKLIDDLPFKVDVFIRYDENVEKDIDIIESDADYQKKVNAWRDLNKYRISVDRDLINNIGTEIIGYTFINKEDYDDTYGIKNRTVSII, from the coding sequence ATGTCTATTTCTTTTAATTTAATTTCACATACTTTTGAAAATAAATCATCACAATTATTAATAGATCATCTTAAAGGAGTAAGAGATATTGCGTTGTATACGGCAAAAGAAAAAGGAATATGTGATGATGATATATTAAATGCGATAGATTTAATTTGTATGTGCCATGATTTTGGGAAAGCAAGTAGATATTTTCAGAATTATATTATAAGCGGAAAATCAACTGAATATAAAGAACATGGTGAAATATCCGCTTATTTTACATATTATATGTTACCAGAAAAATGGAAAATGATTGGATTCATATGTGTAAAACGTCATCATGGTAATATAGATTTGGATGGTAGTTTTTTTCAATGTCAGAATAGAGAAAAATTGATTAAAATCTCTGAAAGTATAAAAAATAATAAAGGTGAGATAGAAAAAATATATGATAAGAATATTGATGAATTTTTCAAAAAAATAGAAGATCAGACTCTTTTTGAAGAAGTGGATGATGACTATTACAACTTATTTTGTGGTGGAAAATCAGTATCTGATTTAGAAGAAAGATTTATTTATATTGAATATATATGGTCAATTCTTTTAACTTCTGACAAAACACAACTTATAAGAGGAAATGTTTTTGAGACGAGAATAATATCTAAAGATAATATTTTTGAAAAGTATAAAGATAATATTAGAAAAAAATTTATAAAGAAAGTTCCGAATATAGGTGATAATAAGTTATTTAAAATTAGAAATTATATATTTAATCAGGTAAAAGATAACATAAATACTCTTAATATTGACAAAAATAAAATTTTATCTTTAAATGTACCAACAGGGACTGGTAAGACTATTGCTGCATATGAGGCAGCATATATTTTATCTTTAAGATTAAAAAAAGAAAAAGATATATCTTCAAATATAATATATACGGTTCCTTTTATGAGTATAATAGATCAAAATTATGATGTCCTTAAGAGTATTTTTAATTTTAATAATATACCTATTTCGAGTGATTTATTATTAAAGCATCATTCTATGACACCGCTTAGATATAAGGACTGTGAAAATATAGAATATAAAAATTATGATGCAAGATTTTTAGTAGAAAACTGGCAAAGCACTGTAATAACAACTACATTTATACAATTGTTTAATACTATATTTAAACCCGGAATAAATTCAATAGTGAATAGGTTTAATAGACTTACTGGTTCAATTATAATTTTAGATGAGGTTCAGTCACTTGCCCCTAAATATTATAAAATAATAGAAGATATATTTAATATATTATGTGAAAAATTTAATTGTTACATAATAACAGTAACTGAAACTAAGCCATTATTTCTTCAAGGAAAGGATCTTGTATCAGATAGTAAAAATATTTTTGATAATATGGATCGTATAGTTTTAGAAAATCATACTGAAAAGGCACTTAAAATTTCTGAATTTAAAAATCTTCTTTTAACTGATATAAGGTCAGTTAAAGGGAAGAGTATTTTAATTATTTTAAATACAGTAAAATCAGCTTTAGAAGTTTATAAGTATTTAAATGATGAACTTGGCGAAAATTATAAAGTATTATATCTTAGTACGCAAATAATACCATTAGTAAGACTAAAAATAATAAAGTCTGTTAAAGAAAGTTCTAAGAATTGCATATTAATATCAACTCAGCTTATTGAAGCAGGAGTTGATATTGATTTTGATATTGTTTATCGAGATATTGCACCCCTCTCATCGATTAATCAATCAGCGGGAAGAGCAAATAGAAATGCAATTAAAGGAAAAGGCATAGTTAAAATTTATAAACTTGTTGATAAGAATGATAAAATGTTTGCAGGATATATTTATTCGAAGCCTCTTCTGGAAGTAACATTAAAAATATTAGAGGAAAAGAAAAAAGTAAATGAAAATGAATTATGGAATATAAATAATCAATATTTTAATAATTTAAACAAAGTAACAAAACATAAATGTAAAGAAGAATATGAAAAATATTGCAATTATTTTAAAAGATTAAATTTTAATAAAATACGAGAATTTAAACTCATAGATGATCTTCCATTTAAAGTTGATGTATTTATAAGATATGATGAAAATGTTGAAAAAGATATAGATATAATAGAAAGCGATGCTGATTATCAGAAAAAAGTAAATGCATGGAGAGATCTTAATAAATATAGAATTTCAGTAGATAGAGATTTAATAAATAATATAGGCACAGAGATAATAGGATATACATTTATTAATAAAGAAGATTATGATGATACTTATGGAATTAAAAATAGAACTGTAAGTATAATTTAA